The DNA sequence CTTTGAATCAGAATGTTCCGTTAGAGAGAGCTTTACAAAAAGATACTTCTATTCGAGATCGATCGGCTCATCGCCGACTTAAGAATGATTTTGGTGTAACATATTTGAAATAAGTTTGGTGGTCGTGCACATATATCTGGTACTTGTGACTATATTTtacattattgattatctattaTAGTTAGTTATCTACCTTAAGAATTTAGCTCCTTCATCTGTGATGTGATGttgaattgttttttttttgtttctgcaCGATAAAGGCATGGCTGAAGGCAATCTGAAAGCAAGACTGAAGGCTATCTGATAGTACTCAACCTATGGGGTGCAGAGAAGAACCAGTGAGAGGCCGTGCGCAAGGCTGAAGactatctaaatttttttttatctatcttAGTTTATTATTAGtacaaaactaattacacaatttgtctgtaatttgtgagacgaatattttaaatctaattagtctataattgaataataattatcaaatacaaacaaaaatgctaaatAGGCAAAGTCAAAATTTTCCACGAACTAACAAGACCTTAAAATCTTCAATTCAACCTTGGCCCTATGTGTGCAGAGGATGGCTGCATGCAATGTAGTTGCGTATTGCAAGGGACCCACACATCATAGATAAAATGCTTGTTCTAATACACATACAACTGTCTCAGCATCCTGTATTTGCTCAAGCAGCCTCTCAAACATAGACTCAACTCACCTTACATCCAAAGCTGTGCACAACTTGCATCCAGTCATCCTGACATCGTGTGGAGGAATCCGAGGCATGTCCACCGAAGCCATCACAGATCATAATGAtaagaaataaaaaagaaaagaaagggaaaaaaaaggaaaaagagctTTATGGATATttgtataaaaagaaaaaacagcCTGTCATAGTAGATAAAAGGATAAAATGCTGTTTCTTAAAACAATGAGAATCTATTTTTTTACAAAACATTTCAGTAAAACAGCTTAATCCTAAGCTGCTCTTGGAGCTGAAGTAAAAATAATATGTTTCACAAATAAAGCATAGTGGTACCAAATATTCCCTTGGTATAATATTTAGTCCCTCGTACCACTTGCAATGCTATTTTTACATATGTAAATATCAGTACAACAAACGAGTAGGATGTACCATCACTGCTACTAGAACAGGCCTTTCGTCGATGTGCCAAAATGCCTTTAGTCTTGGCATTTTTGACGCCCGAGACAAAAAGcttctttagtcccggttggtaacaccaaccggtccAACAGCTCTGTTGTCAGACGCTGTCGGGAGGGACCTTTTGTCCTGGTTGGTGtcaccgatcgggactaaagccCGACCTTTAGTCCCGATTTGTGCCACTGACCGGGACTAAAACTTTTGTCTCGGTCTGTGACACCGACCGGATCTAAAGGATGGGCTTTAGACCCGGTTTGTGTTATCAACCGGGATTAAACCCTCCCCTATAAATTCAAactccctctccctcttcttcctcccttcgcGAGCCTGAGCTCTTGTTCTTCcactgttcttgcttgttcttgctctcatctACAGCGATCAATCCACTTCAACGCTTCTACGCCATTGTCGATTTGTTTGAAAGGTTGCTAGCTTCATCCTCCTATATTTTAGCAGCACCATATGTAATTTCATGTTGTATATGGCTATTTTATTTCATGTTGCTAGCTTAATCACTTTTCATGTTTGAATTTTTATGAAAGATGCATTGAATAGTGCAAACAAGGACGAACACTTGTATGAGCTTTGAATGGAGGGCAAACATTTGTACAAACTTTAACCGGCGGTCGAACACTTGATTACttgtatattattgtaaatgtaaTGTGTATGTACGTATATGTATAGCTctataatatataaatatatatagtttcatacTTTATTTGTGTGCAATAATAACGCTCTCGTATAGAGGCTGCTACCAACCAGGACTAAAGTTCCCCTTTTAGTCCCGGGCCtgcgaaccgggactaaaggtgggacatttagtctCGAAACCTTTATCTTGGCTCGcagcccgggactaaaggtctttTTCAATCGGGACAACAAGCCCTTCGTGCAGCTGTGCATACCCCTTTCTAGATTTAGGAAAGTTTTCTAAGGTTATATATACTCGCGGACATTCACTTCTCTTACATTATTCTATTTCCTTTATCTAGTAATAAAAATGTGTTTAGAAACAAGATTTGGTTACATGTTAAAAACATTAACAGTGGATCACTTTTGAAAACATTCAGTTTGGAAACATATGGTTATATTCGTATATACTtttcaaaaaataaataaatctcaAGGGTTTTAGGATTTTTTTATGCTTGTTTAGTGTTATTTCAATTAATATAAAACAAACAACAAATATCTTGCTAGAGCGACATGTGAATTGGGACGCAATTGATACATTTTTAAGTTAAAGTATTAATCATATATGTATTTTGAGTAATTTTATAGTTAAAGTTTACATGTTCGACTTTATCGAATCCTAATGCGCCCTACATAAACTGGAAGGAGTAAATATTTTACTCGACTTTGTCTTTATTTTAAAAAGTCCAAACTTTGGAAAACTTGCTACCTCACAATAACTCAAATATACTTAATTAAACACACATATAAAACGACAAATACATCAATTCAAACATTTGAACTACCAAAACTTGTTTCCAAAAAAAGGAAGTCAAATTTCTTCACGGGTCCCGAATGACATTGAAAAATCCTTGACTCATTACTTTTAGTTCAGAGAATGCTTATACATAGAGACAAATCAAAATAATAGGCAGAAAAAATATAGGGGTGCAAACCATTTGAGGTGGtggggggtggggtggggggggggtgtTGTATATAGACACAGCCTCAAATGAGAAAGTGCTGTTGTAACAATGGGCTTGGCCCTCGAGTAAAaacatcttttatatatatataattctcGAGGAGAAACATTCCCCTTTTTTCATATAATTTTTGAGGAGAAATATTTAGCTGGTTTAGAGTATCTCCAAGAGCTTTTCTAAATTTCACGCTTTAAACCACTATTTGAAGAGtcatttacataaaaattattttctatatattcTCTCATTCTCCAATAATTTTTCTATTTCTCATGTATAGTCTACAGGGCTATTTTCATTTTCTATATTTAGAAAACAAAAAATCCGGAATAAAAAGATGACTATATTTGAATGATCATTTAAAGAAGCTGTTGAAAAGTAGTTTTTTACTATTCCTAACATTGAATATATCTGACAATGATTCTTTTGGTACGATAGATATTAATATAttcttttatataaatttaatcaaattagataaggccttgtttagttccaaaattttttggaaacggccactgtagcactttcgtttgtatatgacaaatattatccaaattataaactaactaggcttaaaagatttatctcgcaaattacagataaactttatgattaatttttattttcatctatatttaatattttataatgtgtcaaaagattcgatgtgacagtaaatcttgaaaaattttacgtTTTAagaaaaaactaaacaaggcctaagttataTTAGATTTAGAACAAAGCCAAAACGACTCCTGATTTGAAACGCAGAGCGTATATTTTTAGATCTTTGCAATACATCTACCACATCAATCGAAGTACAAACAccggaaaataaaaatatacgtACATCTTTGTAAACTACGGACATAAATAAATGAAATTTTATATTTAAAAAACCACTGTACCAATTTGAATGGCAGAAGCATGGGCGAAGCTTCACCGCCCATCCCATCCCCCAGATTGACCGCCCAAGCCTCTGCACCTCACGTTGCTCGCCCACTCCTCCCTCACGCAGCAAACACCATCGCCACCCAACCAGAAATCCCCACGTGTTCCACCGACCATCCCTCGTCCACCCACCTCCCCGCCACACCGACGACCACACACCTTCCCCCCGCACCGATCCCCGCGGCGCGCGCCGCGCTCCTTTGACTGCCACGTCATCTCACTGCCATGCGGGCCCCGCACTCCGCGCCCGGCCCTCCTCAAATGCCCCCACCCCTCGCCTCCCCACCTCCGCACAAACGCGTCGTTTCCGCACGCTCCACAGGGGATCCTCTGCGCCACCGCAACCGTGTAACCCCGGccgtgccgccgccggcgaTCCCGATCCGCCGACCCGACCCGTCCCGTCCCCCCGCTCGCAGCCATGTCGCCGTCGGAGCCGACGCGGGAGGAGAGCGTGTACATGGCCAAGCTGGCGGAGCAGGCGGAGCGGTACGAGGAGATGGTCGAGTTCATGGAGCGCGTGGCGCGCTCCGCGGGCGGCGCGGGGGGCGGGGAGGAGCTCTCCGTGGAGGAGCGCAACCTGCTGTCCGTCGCCTACAAGAACGTCATCGGCGCCCGCAGGGCCTCGTGGCGGATCATCTCCTCCATCGAGCAGAAGGAGGAGGGCCGCGGGAACGAGGCGCACGCCGCCTCCATCCGCGCCTACCGCTCCAAGATCGAGGCCGAGCTCGCCCGCATCTGCGACGGCATCCTCGCGCTGCTCGACTCCCACCTCGTCCcgtccgccggcgccgccgagtCCAAGGTCTTCTACCTCAAGATGAAGGGCGACTACCACAGGTATACCCATTACCGCCAGCAGATCTTGCCTTTTATTCTGCGTACATATCTGCCTCTAGAGTCTAGACGATGCGATCTGTTTATGGAGTGGCCGAGGAGTGAGGTTGGTGGATGTACGCGCGATCTATATGCGATGTCTGACGGAGTTGATGGATTTTCGCTTATTATATCAGGAATCGTTGTGTTTGGGATTTAGATTAGCGGGGGTTTTGGGTCCTTATTTATTGCTGGTTATTATGATCTGTGGGGGCTGCacgatctgatttgggcccttTGTATATGGACTATGGGAATTGTGGTTTGGAGAAGTCAAAACATAAGATCTGCAGTTGTTGGTTTGGAGAAGTCAAAACTTAAGCTCTGTATGCAGATGTTTCTTGTGGGGATGACAGGGGTCTGAGTGATGATTACGTCTAAATTTAATGAGtgatcctttttttttttgtttggtggGTTACATACACTCTTGTTATTTGTGGTGGCTAGTCACCAAAAGATAGAAAGGGGAAAGGGAAAGCGATTGTGGTGCCTGTGACGTTATTGAGTGAGGTTGTTTTCCTTTTATTTCTGGTGCATGCTGAGGTTGCCTATCATGAATTTCTATGAATTTGTCTGTATGATACATGATGATGTGCTGTCTCTTATAGTAGAAGATTGAAGGATACGAATTCATGATCTATGGATTTTTTTTGCCCCCTACTGCACATATATTTTGGTATCTGATTTCTCCTAACAATGATTTTGCAGGTACCTTGCTGAGTTCAAGTCAGGTGCGGAGAGGAAGGATGCTGCGGAGAGCACCATGAATGCTTACAAAGCTGCTCAGGTTTGATCTTTGTGTACATGTTGATAGGATGACGGTGCATATCTTGTTAATTGTGATTCATTGTTGTTGGTTGGTTTGTAGGATATTGCTCTTGCTGATTTGGCACCAACCCACCCCATCAGGCTTGGGCTGGCACTCAACTTCTCAGTGTTCTACTATGAGATTCTGAACTCCCCTGATCGCGCTTGCAACCTTGCAAAGCAGGTTTGCTTCTTCTCCCTTCACCTGTAGCTGATGATATATGATGCCTGGGGATTTGGAGATTGTAATAACTTGTTTTAAATTGGGATAGCAAGCAAAAACTTGATTGATGGCCATCACTGCTAGTCTGCAACTTACATGTCGGCCCTCTATAGGAAATTACTGGTTTGTGTTTAACTGTAGATACCTAGACATGAACTACTTTTCATCCCTGAACAAATTTTCTAGTACTCTCTCGGGTGATTACTGTTTGTGTCCATGCAATGCCGATTTGTGTTCTGCATGTGTATTCACTGAAACATTATCTCTTACTATTAGGTGTGTTATATTCAAGTGGGTCTAATTAATCTGGGATGCTACTATTTGCTTTTACTGCCTGGGGTGTTGTTTCTTCACTCAATTTGCCATGCCTTGTTGCATACATTTTCTATTTCATATTGAACACTTACTCCTACAAGCTAATGCCTAATGATTATAAGTCACCTAGAGAATTCTCAATTTCCCTTCTATGATGGCTACAATGACTAACTGGTATAGAATAGTACATGAAATTGGACATGACAGTCTAAATATAGTGCTTCAGATAGTACACTTGATGTTGTCATCAACCTAAGCATCATTCACTTAATATTTGCTGGAGTTGATTTGAATTAAATTTAATGTGTGTTGTAGGCTTTTGATGAGGCAATCTCTGAGCTAGACAGCCTGGGAGAGGAGTCCTACAAGGACAGCACTCTGATCATGCAGCTCCTGCGTGACAACTTGACCCTATGGACTTCGGACACCAACGTGAGTTATCTTCTTTCCCACGGAGCATTGTTAAGCATGTGACCTTGGCTCTCTTTGTCCATCATCACTAGTCACGGTTCTCATGTGACCTTGgttcttccttttttttccccCTCTTGTCAGGAggatggcggcgacgagatcaaGGAAGCTGCTGCCCCGAAAGAGTCCACAGAGGGTCAGTAAGATGGACTCGATCTCCCGACCTGATGCATTTGCTGATGTTGGGAGAGGGGTGACCAGGACCGCTGTGCTTGAATTCTGATAGCTTATCTTCTAGTATACCTTGTTGTTGTCTTCCGTCATCACACGCACCGGTGTATGCATGCGATGGAGCTGCTGCCATTGCTGCTGTTTTTAATTAAGCACTCTAGATGTCGTCATGCCGCGCGCTTTGTTGTTTCGGTTTTTTCAAGTCGATAAAATGATGGCTGGATGCTGGTTTTCGTGCTCCAAGCCAGCCGCCACCAAGGAAAAAAGACCTGCTCATCTTGTGTTGCAGCTGTTGTGTTTTAGAATGACCCCACGTACGGAGTATTTGACTTGACAGGCCTGCTGCCGAGTGGTATTCTGTTATGATGATGGCTTTTGCAAAGCTATTTGGCTTAAATGTCTCGGAATAATCTGAATTGGCTCCATTGGATTTTTTTAAGCATTATTTGGATACAGTTGTATCATGCATGGTTGAATACCGCAGTGCCCGTTGTGGGCGGGTTGAGCATcgggttaggccttgtttagttacctaaaatttttgcaaaattttttagattttttgtcatatcgaatctttagacgtatgtatggagtattaaatatagatgaaaataaaaactaattgcacagtttggtcagaagACGAGAAgatttttttgagtctagttagtctataattgaacaatatttgttaaatacaaataaaagtgttactattcatattttgtaaaaaattttggaagtaaacaaggcagcTCATGCCTCTCATCGGGTCTCGGCTGCATTGGAATTGTGTGGTCGCTGC is a window from the Sorghum bicolor cultivar BTx623 chromosome 5, Sorghum_bicolor_NCBIv3, whole genome shotgun sequence genome containing:
- the LOC8057015 gene encoding 14-3-3-like protein GF14-D; the encoded protein is MSPSEPTREESVYMAKLAEQAERYEEMVEFMERVARSAGGAGGGEELSVEERNLLSVAYKNVIGARRASWRIISSIEQKEEGRGNEAHAASIRAYRSKIEAELARICDGILALLDSHLVPSAGAAESKVFYLKMKGDYHRYLAEFKSGAERKDAAESTMNAYKAAQDIALADLAPTHPIRLGLALNFSVFYYEILNSPDRACNLAKQAFDEAISELDSLGEESYKDSTLIMQLLRDNLTLWTSDTNEDGGDEIKEAAAPKESTEGQ